TTCACAGAAAACAACTCAATTAGAGAACTTAGTAGACTACCCAGAAATTACAACGGTAGAAACAGATTTAGACAATCCTTTAACAAGAGAAGAAGTAAGCGCTTCTAAGAGGTTGTCTGAGAAGTCTAAGTTGCTATCCAATCCGCCCCCTAAATCCCCCATTTTGGGGGACTTCCGAGCCACTCCTTCTTCAAAGTCCCCCAAAATGGGGGGTTGGGGGGCGAGTGTAAGAACCTTTGATACTTCTCAGACATCCTCTAACAACGAGCCAGCAGAATCTTCGCAAATTCAACGGCAATCAGCACAGAGTATTGATTCTGTGCTACCTATTTCTTCAGTAGAAATTCTGACAGAGATGAAGCCAGCAATACAAGCTGCTTCCAATAATCAACAGGCGATTCAACCTAAAGACAATGCTCAGACGAATCAAAATCGGTCAGTTATTGAAACACGTAATGAAGAGTCGAAGAGTCAGGATTTACCAACAATTCAAAGAAAAAATGTTGTTCTCAGCAATCAGCATCAACCCAGCACGATAAATGCTGTTGAGATAAATACCCTCCAGGCAAAACAAGAAAATAGTTTAGAGGAAATCTCCTATTCGCTTTCGCTAGAAACAGACGCAGGCAAACAGTCTATTATTCAAAGTCCTTTTCCTATCTCTCCAGAAGCCGGAGAACCAGAGGATGTGACCAGTATTCAGCAATTTGCAGAAGCATCGGCTGAGAATGGAACCGAGAGGGCGATCGGGTTTATTCCAGAAAGGTTTACTCCAGAAAGGTTCACTTCAGAAATTGGACAACAGGAGACACCTCAACCTCAACCTTCACTTCAGATTAGGAAAGAGCCGCCGCCTACAGAAATAAGTGAGTCTCTCCTGGAGTTAGTGGTTCCTGCCGAATCTATTACGCTTGCCTCACTACCGCAACTCCAGCAGAGATCTGATTGGACTGACCCAACAAGTGCCAACCCCGAACTTCTTTCTTTAGCAGAACCACTGCTGGTCAGCGAGCCGAAGCGTGATGAAGAACCTGCAAGCTTACACAAAAAAAGTGATGGTGATGCTCCTCTAAGTCCAAATTCTCTGCATCATGACACGTCTGTAAGCAGTCACAATGCGGCTGCACTTAATCAAGATGCGTCTTCAATTCATCTCAATTCAGCCTCAATTTGTCAGGATGTAACTTCAACCCATTACGATTCATCCGCACCTAACCCCGATACGTTCTTGATTGATGAGGACACGTCTTTACGCGATCGCAGCCCATCTTCGATCGTTAATCACGGTGTTAGTAGTCACGGTGTTAGTAGTCACGGTGTTAGTAGTCACGGTGTTAGTAGTCACGGTGTTAGTAGTCACGGTGTTAGTAGTCACGGTGTTAGTAGTCACGGTGTTACTTTAGACGCGCAAGAAAACTGGGTAGGCTTTGCTGCTCCAGATGTTCTCCAACTGCGAGAAGAAGCTGAAGTCTTAGACCTGTCTTCTGAAGAATCTTCGCAAATGCTTTTAGGAGATTTCATTCCTTCACCTGAATCATCTCTGCAAGATGGGGCTTCTGTCGAGGTTGCTGAACTTAGTTCGCTAAGCATTCAACGTCGGGTTGAAAATGCCTGCACAGATACCGTAGAAGTTGCTGTAACCGGAGAGAGTGTCTCGTTAGGAGAGATTTACGGGGAAAATGCAGATGCGACAATTCAAAGGCAAAGCAATGAGATTGGCGATCGAGAAAATGATTTTCCTCTCTCTACCCGCTCAGGCTTCCAAGATCTAATAGAACCGAACGTTGCTAATGCTACAAGCGTTCGAGAACCAGTAGTTCAACGCTACTCTGCCATAGAGAATGCTCAAACTGTTACTCAGTCCCCTAACTCAATTCGCTTAGAACCTGATTTAGAAACATTGCCTAACTTACAAGGTGATGGATTTGAGGGGGAGATTGTCACTGTTTCGTCGGAGTTTACAGAACTAGAAACGCCGCTTCAAGACATTAGCAATGAGTCGTCACTACCAAATGCTCCAACTCTAGAAAAGTTAGGGGTTCCAGAAATTCGGCGAGAGTTAGAGGAATCTGTTAACGAAAGTCCTATTGAAACTAGAGAATTTTCTGATATTGAATCAGAAAATCCTTTAAAGAATGAAACGTTATTGGCTTCAGTTAGTGATTCTGGTGCATTCGTTGAATCGTCGATTATTCAGCGAGAGTTAGAGGAATCTGTTAACGAAAGTCCTATTGAAACTAGAGAATTTTCTGATATTGAATCAGAAAATTTTTTAAAGAATGAAACATTATTAGCTTCGGTCAGTGATTCTGGTGCATTCGTTGAACCGTCAATATCCGATTCTTTTCAAATAAATCTAGAACAGTCTGAGCCATCAGCATCTGAGCAATCAGCAGTTGCCTCTAGTCTTCAAAACGTATTTGCAACAGAATCATTCAGTTCTCAGCCCCAACTTTTAACAGCATCGGAACAGCCTAACCCAGAGCCACAGAACTTTCCAGAGGATATTCTTGATGCCAACTCTGCATTCGCTAGTAGCATTCCAGATGTTCAAACTGCTTCTGTTAGTGCTAGTGAAATTCAAGCAGACTTTGCTTCTGTAGAAGAAAGAGTTGCAGACAGCGTTAACTTTGTGCCCGATTCGATCGCTCAATTTTCAACTGAACCAGCGATCGCCCTTTCCCCTTCAGAATCATTTGTCGATCATGATTCTCAACTCAATTATTCTAAAAGCTCAGAACGTACTCATTCTCTGACAGATGCAATTTCCAATTCCTCTAATATTCAGGGAAGAGTTGAATCTTTAGAGCCAGTTGTACAAAACTCAACGCCATTCAACAATGTGGCGTTACCTACAGAAATACATTTAAATTCAACTTTCCAAAGCATTCACGAAGTTGTAGAAAATACTTCTGATATTTCTAATCAGCCTGTTGCCAAAGCTCCAACGATTCAAGCAGCCTCTACCAGTTCTAGCGGCGCTTTTACTAATACTTATGCAGTTCAAGAAAATGCTGCTGTAGAGGTAAACAAGTCAGCCTACTCTCAGCCTGACTTGAATGCGATCGCCAGCGAGAAACACGAAACCAGTCAAAATGTTTCCTTAAAAGATGAACTTGGAGAGAGAAATGCTGCATCACCTTCCACCGATCAGCCATCTCTCTTCCTCACGACCGGGAAATCAGAGCTTGATATTACAATTCAGCAGCGCCCGATCGAGAATATTGACTTTCCTTCTGCCATTGTCGAGGCAGAAATTTTATCGCAAGCACTGTTTAGCAACCCAGCCACAGAGAACTCACCTCCTTCAAAAAATTTATCTTCTTCAGCAAGTGAGCTACAACCAGAACGGCTTGAAACTGATAGCCTCACCTTTTTAGAAAGTTCTACACAGATTCAACAACCAGAACGACCTGAAACTGACAACCCCGCAATCTCACAAAGTCAAAGCTCTCCAGATATTCCACTTGATTCAGCAAGTTATTCACAGAATGAGACACCTGTAGTACCGCTCAGCCCTCACACTATTGATTCTTTATTCTCTTCATCTATCCATCCTGGTTCTAATATTCAGCGCTCTACAGATAGTGAAACTATTGCTGAACACGAGAATGCTATCTCACAAAGTTCTCCAGATATTTCACTTGAGTTAGAAAGTCGTTATTTTGGAGAAAGCCTTAGAGCAGAAACATCAAGCGAAACGCTTCTTGGATCTTCATCTGAAGCGATCGCTCAACCCTCTAGCGAATCTGCGATCGCCATTCCATTCACAGAACCGTCTTCTCAGGCGATCGGCAATACATGGGATATTTCATCTTCTTACGACTCTACGCCGAATGGTCGCAGAGATGCCCAAATTGCCGCTTCACAGAATCACCTGCCTGTTGACAGTGAAAGTTCTCACGTTCTTCCTAATCCTCTAAGCTCTGATATTCAGCGGTTTATAGATGGTTCTTCTGAGCATTCATCGCTTCCTGCTCAGCTCGATAATTCTGAACAATCAGAGGCGGTAAATCTTTCATCATCCCAACTATCCACTGATTTGCCGCAACTCCCTAGATTTTTGCAAGACTTAACCGTTCTCAAGCCTTTAGTACAGCGATTACACCTCAATACCATAGCTGGATCAGTTCAGTCCGGCGCACTAGATGATCTGCCTCTTGAATCTTCGTATGAGACGATCGCTCAACCTTTTAGTGAACCTACGATCGCCATTCCAATCCCAAGGGCAGAACCCTTTATTCCGATCGCTAATGATAGGAATACTACGTCTTCTTACGATTCCACGCCGAATGGGCGCAGAGATGCCCAAATTGCCGCTGCGCAGGATCATCTACCTGTTGAGAGTGAAAGTCCTCTTGTTCTTTCCAATCCCCTCAGTTCGGATATTCAGCGTTTTATAGATGGTTCCTCTGAGCATTCATCGCTTCCTGCTCAACTCGACAATTCTGAACAATCAGAGGCGGTAAGTTCTTCATCATCTCAACTATCTGCCAATTTGCCGCAACTCCCTAGGTTTTTGCAAGACTTAACCGTTCTCAAACCTTTAGTACAGCGATCTCTCCGAGATACCCACAAGGGGTCGCCCCTGCATAATCTATCCGATGAGCTACCTGTAGAATCATCTGATTCTACTATTCCTCTGCCGTTTCAAAACTCATTCTCTAATTCTTCTCCACCTCATCACAAAAACCCCAATTTAGCAATTCAAACCCAACCATCATCTAATACTCAACCCACCCCGCCTTCAGCGCTAACGAACGCTGCTGCAACCGTTTCAGCCCATCCAGGCACCTCACCTAGCGCTTGGTCGAGTATTGCAGAACTGATTAATCCAAAGCCCACTCAGCCTCAGCAAAGCCACTCTACCAACTATTACTCGCCTCTTGCCCCTAACCTGATTCAAGCCAAATTTGCCACCCCAACCCTACAAAAAGAGCCCGCTCCTAACGCGCCTATTGAAGTCCTTAACGCGCCTACTACTACCCTTTCCAGCAATGACTTTCAGCAGGAAGCCCAGATTGACACACTCCTTGAAACCCTAGCTCAAGAGATCTACGGTCTGCTGCGCCAAAAAATGGAAATTGAGCGAGAAAGACAAGGCAGAAATTTGGGCAGAATGCCGTGGTAAAGCCCTAAAAAATAGCGATAGATTGAGGAAAACATGACTGAACAACCTGTTAAAGCCCATCTGATTAGCCAAGACAGTACAGACAATATTGAATTTATGTTTAACCCGACAGAGTTGCGCTTTAGCCGAAGTGCAACTATCAAAAGTTCTGAGGGAGCAACCACGGCTGGAGGATTGCCCAAGGTAAGCTTTGGCAGCCCGCAACCCTACAGCCTTAGTATTGGTAACATTTTGTTTGATACCTATGAAAGTGGCAAAGATGTCATGAATACTTACATCAACAAATTGTGTCAAGGCGTTGAGTTTGCCGCCTCATTGGGACGACCTCCAGTTTATATTTTTACCTGGGGCAGTCAGCAATACTTAAAATGCTTTGTTAAAACTTTGTCCTATCGATTGACGATGTTTCTTCCCGATGGAACTCCTGTAAGAGCAATTGTTGACTTATCGTTAGAGCAAATTGACACCACTAGCAGTTCTTGAAAGCCAGAGCAGCAGGAGAGTATTCGACTTTTGGAGAGTAGTGCAATTTGATGCAATTTATTAACCTGAGGGTGCTCCCCTGGGTAGAATCCTATGCCAAGTTATCTGGCTAAACCGACTCTAAAGATTAACGGTCAATCTGCTTCAGATGCAGTGATGGAGGATATTCTGCAAATTTCTGTAGAAGAAAGTCTGCATCTGCCAGGGATGTTTACTTTAGTGATTAATAACTCTGCTTTTTCGGGGCGTAGTGGGGATACTTTTTGGAAACATATTGATGTGTTTTCCATCGGTGATCCGGTAGAAATTGCCTTTGCTGCTAGTACAACGGCTTCTAGCGAATTTGATGATGCTAACAGCGGTACGGTGTTGAAGGGTGAAGTCACGGCGATCGAGGTAAACTTTACCAGCGATTCTCAAGCTCCTATTATTATTCGGGGTTATGACGTATCCCATCGATTGCACCGAGGACGAAAGATCCGTTCCTTTCAAGATGTCACTGATAGCGATTTGGTGAAGACTGTGATGGGGGAAGTGGGAATTACAAGCGGAACGGTCACGACGACTAGCACCACTTATCCCTACGTTTTTCAAGAAAATCAAACGAACATGGAGTTTTTGCGGGAACGGGCTGCCCGCAATGGGTTTGAATTATTTGTCCAAGATGGCAAGCTCAATTTTCGTAGCCCGACAGCAGGTACCACCATAAATTTGACCTGGTTGCGCAACTTGAATAGTTTTCGGGTGCGGGTTAGCAGTGCTGATCAGGTCAGTTCCGTGGAAGTGCGGGGCTGGGATTATGTGAAAAAAGAGGCGATCGTTTCGACTAAAAGTTCGGCAACGACAGTACAAACATCTAATGACCATGGGGTCGGGGCAGATACTAGCAGTAGTTTTAACGGCAAGCCTGCGTCTCCCAAAATTACGGTGGTTGACCAGCCTGTAGGCAGTACCGCTGAGGCAGATGCGATCGCCCAAGCCCTCATGAACGAGATGGGCGGCGAATTTATTTATGCCGATGCTAAAGCCGAGGGCAATCCCTTAATTCGAGTCGGCAAAGTCGTCAGCTTGAGCGACATGGGCAAATACAACGGCTCCTACTACATCACAGAAGCCCGTCACATTTACACTGGAGGCTTCTATTCCACAGAATTCAGCGTCCGGGGTTTACGCAGCGGCGATCTGATGTCTACCTTGTCTTCTCCTACCCGGCTCAAGCCAGGGCAAACGATGCTCGTGGGCATTGTCACCGACAACAAAGATACTGAAAGCTTAGGACGGGTTAAAGTTCAGTTCCCCACGCTAACGACAACTCATGCCAGCACCTGGGCGCGGGTTGTTGGGGTGGGTGCTGGGGCAACCCGGGGGTTTGATTGTCTGCCCGAAGTTAACGACGAAGTATTAGTAGCATTTGAACATGGTGATATTCATCGTCCTTACGTGCTAGGAGGAGTCTGGAATGGTACTGATGCGCCGCCAACGGTTCCTGAAAATTCTGTGGGTGATGCAGGAGTACGGCTCAGAACGCTTAAGACTCGCTTGGGACACATTTTACAGTTTGTGGAAGAAGATAAAGATGATAGTAAAAAAGGCGTTTATTTAACCACCGTAGATGGACATAAATTACATCTAGATGATTCAACTAAATTTATTAAAGCTGAAACCGCTGGAGGTCACTCTATTTTCATGGATGATGAGGGGAAAAAGATTGAGATTAAAACGACGGGCGGACACACTTTGACCCTAGATGATAACTCCCCAGGAAAGATCGATTTCATCTCGACTGGAGATATCAATATGACCGCAGGAAGCTCAAATAAAATCACGATTAAAGCAAAAGATATTGAACTAGCTGCCACCTCTTCCTTCTTAGCAAAAGTGATGAACAATAAACTTGATATTAGTACGTCGGCGATCGCGGCTGAAGGCACTAATGCAACGCTAAAAGCAACAGCAGCAGCAAAGGTCGAAGGACTCAATACGACGGTATCTGGATCGGCTGCTGTCAAGGTTGAAGGAGCGCTTGCCAGCCTGGAAGCAAGCGGCATGGCGAAAGTTCAGGGTTCGTTAGTCAAGATTAATTAGAGGTTGTCGATCATGGCTCAACAAGTTTGTGCAGGCGCAATGATGACTTGTTCGTTTGGGGTTGCACCCAGCGCTTTAATGGTGATTCCTAAAGGTATGCCAGTTACGGCAGGCGGTCCATTGGCAGCCACGATTATGGATTTTGCCCCGATCGCCAATATTCCCCCATTTAGTATGTGTACTACGCCCTCTAATCCTATGGTTGCCGCTGCCACGGCTGCCGCATTCGGTGTATTAACGCCAATGCCCTGTATTCCGGTCACGCCTGCTCCCTGGATTGTGGGCACACCAACGGTATTAATTAATAATTTTCCGGCGTTGAACAGCACATCTAAATGTATGTGTGCTTGGGGCGGTGTCATTCAATTTACTTATCCCGGACAGGTGATGGTGCAGGTTCCATAGCTGTGATAAAAATTTAAGAGAGGATATGATTCACACGAGTCATATAGGTCTGGCTAAGAATCTGGTTTCCTTCCTCAATGAACATTGGATAGACCTGCCAACCATCAGTGACATAGAAAAAACAGCGCCAGCACTTGACGATCGACCATAAAGTCTTGAACCTCTCCGCATTGCGATCGCCTATCACCCGTGCTATTGAGATCACTATAGTTCCTGAGAATACTCACATTTGTCAGTCAAGTTGTGCCATTGTGCCTGTGTAGAGCCGTTGAGCACAATATCTCGCCGCCAACATCATAACTTTGCCAAGAACCCATTTAGCGTGACATTTTCCATCTGGTCACTCTGTTATGAAAACACTTGGCATAAAAACTTTACGCGCGAGCTAAAAAATTCAGAATACTATATGGAAACGCTTGTTGACTAATCTGCATTAAGTCCGGTATGCAAAGAACAATCTTCAGGAATATTGTAGTGTCTTGTTCAGTTTCAACGGGCAGGTCGAGCAGGTATCTATTGGTAAAGACACGATTTAAGCTCTAGAGAGTCAAATTTATGAATATTCAAAAGTCTTCTGGTTTAGGAAAGATAGTTTCATCCAGCATCAAACTTTTTTTGATCTTAATTTCCACCTCTTTAGCCCTCAGTAGTTGTACAAATCGTGATTTCAAAATAGCTCAGGCTCTGAGTGAAGAAGCAGAGAGGTTGAACGAACTCAACGAGAATGTTTCTCTAGATATTTATAACTCGTGTGTACGTTCAAACAATTGGCTCAACAGAGACACCTCTCAGACCGGACAAAACATCAGAGACGGTTTAGAACAATGTGACCAAATATATCGATCAAATTCAGATCGCGCTCGCATCGTCGGTCAGCTTTTAGTAGGGTATGTTGAAGCCATTGGAGAACTCACCGTGGGGAGAGAAGAGGAAGTTCAAGCAAAATTTGAATCTATTGGTGCATCTCTCAAAGAATTAAGAGTAGAGACTGGCAACTCAACTTTGCAGTTTACAGATGACACGATTAATACCGGAGTTAATATTGCGACTTTTTTAACCAATTTACTTTTGACAGACTTCCGAAGAAGAAACATTAAAGTTGCTGTCGTTTGTACTGACCCAGATATTCAATCGTACTCTATGGGTTTTACCAGTTTTATTGATGAAATTTATATGCAAGGACAGCTTGATGATGAAATTGACTCTATTACTCGTTATTACCTTCAAACTAATCTTTTGAGCGATGTAATCACTCAGCCTTTAAGTCCTGAATCTGCGCCAGAACTGCAAAACACACAAGACAGACGCAATGCTGAGTTAAGAGACGAACTATTAAAGGTCACTGACCGAAAAAACACGGCATCGACTTATATCAATCTCATTCAAGCAACTGCTGCTACCCACGCTAACCTCAAGCGTATTTTTAATGATGGCAAAGATGAGATATCTCCTGAGCAGACCGCTAAATGTAATCGGTATTTTGCTCAAGATGAGACAAAAACGAATATGAAGGCTGTAGAGACTGACTTTCCAAATCAGGAGATGAGTCAGTTTGAGTTGGAACAAGCGAGAAAAGAGGTAGACGCATATATCGAGCGAGTAACACCCTTATTAGAAAGCTTGGACTTAAAGCCTACTCATTAAGCACTGTCCTTCCTTGAATCATCCTGATCAGG
Above is a window of Timaviella obliquedivisa GSE-PSE-MK23-08B DNA encoding:
- a CDS encoding VgrG-related protein → MPSYLAKPTLKINGQSASDAVMEDILQISVEESLHLPGMFTLVINNSAFSGRSGDTFWKHIDVFSIGDPVEIAFAASTTASSEFDDANSGTVLKGEVTAIEVNFTSDSQAPIIIRGYDVSHRLHRGRKIRSFQDVTDSDLVKTVMGEVGITSGTVTTTSTTYPYVFQENQTNMEFLRERAARNGFELFVQDGKLNFRSPTAGTTINLTWLRNLNSFRVRVSSADQVSSVEVRGWDYVKKEAIVSTKSSATTVQTSNDHGVGADTSSSFNGKPASPKITVVDQPVGSTAEADAIAQALMNEMGGEFIYADAKAEGNPLIRVGKVVSLSDMGKYNGSYYITEARHIYTGGFYSTEFSVRGLRSGDLMSTLSSPTRLKPGQTMLVGIVTDNKDTESLGRVKVQFPTLTTTHASTWARVVGVGAGATRGFDCLPEVNDEVLVAFEHGDIHRPYVLGGVWNGTDAPPTVPENSVGDAGVRLRTLKTRLGHILQFVEEDKDDSKKGVYLTTVDGHKLHLDDSTKFIKAETAGGHSIFMDDEGKKIEIKTTGGHTLTLDDNSPGKIDFISTGDINMTAGSSNKITIKAKDIELAATSSFLAKVMNNKLDISTSAIAAEGTNATLKATAAAKVEGLNTTVSGSAAVKVEGALASLEASGMAKVQGSLVKIN
- a CDS encoding DUF4280 domain-containing protein translates to MAQQVCAGAMMTCSFGVAPSALMVIPKGMPVTAGGPLAATIMDFAPIANIPPFSMCTTPSNPMVAAATAAAFGVLTPMPCIPVTPAPWIVGTPTVLINNFPALNSTSKCMCAWGGVIQFTYPGQVMVQVP